agTGGCTCCATACGGTCaaactatggggaaaaaaaaaaaaaaagcacactgaAGGACACAGAAagcaatccaaaaaaaaaaatcctcatatttttgctaaagTACTGGAAATATCTGGTTCTAAAAACAGCTTTAATATTTGTCCCCGCCTAGAATAGCTGTTACCCAAACCTTCAAAATAAGATGGATTTGAGAagcagaagaaggtaaacagTCCCTGTGTTATTAGAACCCGGCTCtgtgccccttcccctggccaggcTACAGTCTCTGAAATTCCAGGCGTGGCTGAGTCAGAGCTTCAGCCTCCAGGGTCCGTGTCCCCCGCTGTTCTCCTCTCCTTTTGGGGACTGGCCAGGACCGACCAGATAAGGGAGCAGCCTGGGGATTCTCACCCACTACGCTGAGCTCATCCCTGTCCATGTGGCCTCTTTCGGATGCAGGGAGACAGCTTGCTTGGCTTAAGGATGACACTGCACGCATTAAACCTGGAGCGCCAACACGAGGTGGTCCAGCGAGAAACGCCCTTGGTAAACAAGGCGGGTGCACGCACCTGTGAAGCCAGCCAGCACGGCCGCGGGTATAACTGGTTTGCCCTGCTCCACCGGGTCACTCCGGTCCTGGATGTAGTCCTTGAAGGACATGGTCGGCTTGCTGAGGCCCAGGGACTGGCTGCAGTCGTCCTCGAAGCTCTCGAAGGAGGGTACCCGCTGCACATCCAGCAGAGACGACTGGCTGTTCCAGGACTGCAGCAGCGACTCCGAGCTCTCGAAGCTGTCGCCGCCCGTCTCCGCCGAGTCGTGGTccctgggtttccctggcagACACAAGCATGGGCTCTGACCCCTCCAGGACGACGCAAGGTCAGGCACGACCACCGACCCCTCCGGGCGTTCGCCCTGCCGGCCCACAGCCCCTCAGGTTTCTCATTGAACCACCCGCTCCTTATGAATAAACACGCTAGGCAAGTGCCTCTCCCATCAACTGCAGGACAGAGACATTGTGTAGCTCCGAGCCGGAGGGCCACACCGCATGGGAAAGGGCCACAATGTGCGTGGATCTCAGACACAATGTGAGCAAAAGCCCAACAGGAGAACACTTTGTATCCAGTTCAAGAACGGGAAAGACAGTGATGAGAAAAGTCAGGACAATTGCATCTTCTGGGGGTAAGGGGAGTGCTACTGACTGGGAGGGGGGATGAGGGAGACTTGTGGGGAGCTGGCACCCTCTCCATCTCAATCTGGGTGGTGGTCACCCAGGggtatttaaggaaaaaaatccaacCCGAGTTTAGTCCACCGCACACTCGCGAgtgtgttcagtagctcagtcatgtccgactctttgcgaccccatggaccatagcccactaggctcctctgtccgtgggattctccaggcaagaatactggagtgggttgccatgccctcctccaggggatcttcccccacccagggatcgaacccaagtctcatgtcccctgtactgcaggcggagtctttatcACTGTGACACCTGGGAATACGCATTTTCATCTCCACCAAGACATCCCGTCACCTGCCTACACTGCCTCCCCCAACAGCCCACTGGGTGGGTGGAGGACTCCGGCCACAGGAGCAGGAACTCTGCTGGTTCCCCGACACCCCCAGGCCCCGGATCAGAGCCGGAGGCACGTGAGGAGTAAGCTCGCTGAGCATCACTGCTGTGGCCATGTCCCGGCAGTCCAGTCCTTGACCTCCCCCAGGGGCAAAGCATGGGCCAACTGATTAAGAAACTCAGGTCACGGTCTGACCGTGGCCCTCGGAAATCATACCCCCAGCCCCACCGAGAAGCACGCTCGGGAGCCTGGGTCTTACCAGAAGCGCTGGAGAGCAGGTTTAGGCTGCCGGCTGGGAAGTCCTGGCCGACGGAGCAGTAGTTGACGCTGACGGTGCTGATTCGGGCCTTggggaacatctggaagtcctgcTCTGGCCCAAGCGTGCTGGGCGCCGAGGACGCTGGACACAGGCCATCCAGGAGGCCGCCTTTAGGGTAGCTCTGAGTCTGCATGCTGTACGGCGCCTGCTCCACGCCGAAACCTACAACACAGGACCACAGACCACACAGCTGTCAGGAGACATCGACGTGATACCCAGATACCCTACACGCCTCCAACCAGAGGGAACGCGAGCAGACCCACCCACTCCAGCCCTCCATGCGAGACCTCAGTGGACACGCTGAGGCTCTGACGGGCAGCTTTTCTGAGTCCTCCTCTTATCTAAATTTCCCAAAAGGCCTGCAGCCTCTGGACCCTGAGGGCAATGCTGCAGGTGAATATTCCTAGTGCTTCCACGGAAGCCTCAGGACGACAGGGTCACTGGCTCTTTCGACTCCCGAGGAAACTAAGGTCCAGAGCAACTAAGGGATCTGCCATCCAGCCTATGACCCATAACTGAGCATCACCAGTCACCCTGCCCACGCCCGAGGGGACCACCGTAAGCTACGCTCACCAGCATCAAACCACCAGAAACACCAACCCAAATTCCGTAACATCCCGAGTTCAGAGCAAATGGGGTATTGCTGTTCACACACCTCCTGCACCTGCCACCTTTCTCTATTACACTGATCTGACCCCGGCGATCAGCTCACTCTATTCTGCCCCCTCGAGTATAAATTGCCTCGACCGACACTGGCCAATGCAAAGGTTAACACAAGCCACCAATGCAATGTTAGATTTTCTAACAGCCCCACTGGAAAACTAAAAAGGCGCTGGCAAAACAAGTTCAAACATTTTACTTGACCCaagagatggtaaagaacctgcctgccaatgcaagagacacgagtcgtgggttcagtccctgggtggggaagatcccctggaggaggaaatggcaacccactccagtattcatgcctggagaatctcatggacagaggagcctggtgagctacagtctatagggtcacaagagagtcagatacgactgatcCGAATGCATGCAAGAAAtccattatcatttcaacatgtaatcataattttaaaaattattaaggaaACATTTATACTAAGACTTTCAGATTGGTGGGCCTGAGTTTTATCTCACTGCACATCTCAATGTGGACCGGCAACAACTTCAAGTGACCAGTGGCCTGGACTTGTGAGTGTGATCACTGTGTGGGACACTGCAGGtctagaccctggcttcgaactTTTCGTGAATCTAACAGGAAGTCTTAGGACCAAGCTCTTAAGCGCAGAATTCATTGCACTGACCTAACGAATTGCTATTAATCCAATGAGGAACTGAGTTGAGGTGCGAATTTTCTTCATACGGCTCTTCGGTcttttcttggttttctgaaaAATTGACAGAGGAGACACAAAATTACAAATCGAGAAGTTTTAAATGACTCAAGAAAAAAAGGTTCCTTTCTGAATTACTGTTCTACGGTTATTCCAGCATAAAGAAATGCATTTTAGCTGCATACTTAATCCAATGGTGTTCCCTGTCATTATGTCTTTTAAAAGTACTAGAGACAGCAACATATTTTCCTAATAACTAGAAAAAGACTTCTAAAATTACTGCTGCCATTGGCAAAGTTAAATTTTCAATTGTATAATTTGAGCGATCTAGAATTTGAATTGAATGCATCCATGTAGTCCACAAAGGGTTAAATGCTTATGAAGTACCCCCTTCACCAGGGGCCGGGAACACAGCAAATTGGGGACCTAGACAGATTCTCTGCCTGATGATGCTTCTGACCCATCATCTCAAACCCTAGGGTGTGTCCATGGGTGGCAAGAGCTACAGAGAGGTCAAAACAGTGCCACGGGTGTCCGAATGGGGACACGTGTCCaagaactttaaaaggaaaaggtTAGCATTCTCTGTGTGAATTTACTTCTCCaaacacacaaccacacacacatccacatatccagacacacacactgagaaaTGGCAAAATGGGTCCAACATGCCAACAAACAGATTCAAACAAAAACTTGTCAGATCAGACTTGTCCAGGTTCAGGGAAAATTTAAGGGTCCTTAGGTTTTCCTTCCCCTCAGAAGCCATAACTACAAAGAACTGGTCGGGAGGCCCTGATGCTGAGTATGTAATAGACGTTGAAACTCAGAGTTTAAAAATCAATTGAATGAGAAATTTTCTCTGAACTCTACCAACAggcttattttcttatatttttaacttgAAGGAGtcctatgttttgcttttttaactcaatgtactttttttttcttttatccaaaATGTGTATTGGGATGGTTTCCCATTCATCTTGACACAGGGTACGTTGAGCGCTGCTTCCATCTGAAAGAGCAGCCTTCTGTAAGCCTTGCTCTTCCTCCTGAAGGCTGGCTGAGGACAGCAGAACACTGAACACATATAACTACAGTTTGTGCACAGCTAGATACAGGGTGATTCTATAGCATCCTGGGCATTTCACATCCATGAAACAGGAATTGGGGCTCTGCACGAGGCACTTGCTcctgtttcctcttctcttctggaGAGGGATGAAGGAGATACTTTGCAAGAGGCCTGTGCTCATGGGGAGGGCGTCATGCCAGTGaggtttcatgtatttttaacacTACTCTCAACGCTCTTTTTAGGTCTAAATCAACATTTTCTACATAAGAGTTCTTTTGCTTGAAGGCCAGTTTCTGTACAATATTTCAAGTGTGTAAAATGTACATCAATTACTTCTACATTTGTttataaacacaaaacaaaaagtctTTGTGGGATCCCATCTggtcttagggaaaaaaaactataaaattcccaGTTTATTGCTTTGGCTGGGGCCAACGTATTTCTTAAGGCTCTGTAAAGTGAGCCTCCAAACACGGGCATCCCAGCTCCCTGACATCAGAGCCACATGTATGCCTCCGATTCATGAGGTCTGGCAATGCTGAACACCTTGGTGACGAAGGCTCCCGCCTTGTGGCTAATGCTCCCCACACACGTGCTTAAGTGGAATCAAAATCTATAATCACCACCCTGGCGCCGACTCGTGCCAATGCCATTTTCGGTCCGTCTGCCCTCCATCACTGAATCGCTGACCCGACAGTTAGCATCCACAGCTCCCCCATCACTCTTTCCCACCACAATCGCCCTGTCGCTCACAGGTACCTTTGATCATCTGCTCCAGATGCTCCCAGAGAATATCGCCCACAAAGTCGGGCGCCAGCTCCAGAAAGCGCTCCTTGCCAAGGTTACAGAGCACCTGTCCCGTCATGCCGAACCTCTGCAGGTTCACGTCCACCAGACTGAACTCGTTGGTGGCCCAGAGAAGCCACTGACATACCTGTTGCTCAGTCCACAGCCAGGGATCTAGCAGGGAAGGGAGAAAAGCAAGGCGGTGAGGCCAGACGCACTCCCGACTTACCTGCAGAGCCCCGATGGGCACCAGGGCTCAAAGTGATGAGCCAGCAGACACCCAGGACGATGCTGAGGGGCTAACAGCAGTGCTGGAAGAAGTGTTCAGCGGGGTGGGTTTCGAAATAAAAACTGGCTCGGCTTCATGAGAGCTCTGCCCCTCTTTGCAAGACACCCTAGGCGCATGCTTGAAATGATGCCATCTCAAGCTATGGCGGCCCGACGCCCCGGTCTAGCACAGCGCAGGGCAGAACGCGGCTCCAAGAAGCAGCACTTACTCTTCGGGATCCCCAGCCGGCGCTGCTCCTTTTTGAAGCCACTGAAGGTGGCTTTTAAGGCTTGACTCATCACAGCCTTGCTGCATGGGGTCAGCAGCGGCAACTCGCAGTTGGCTGAGTCTGAAAAACAAACCCCACGGGGACGTTAACTTCCAGCTGGCCACAACACAGGGAGAACggatggggggtggggcggggagggagtcTTAGCTCCTACGGAAGAACAATGAGCATCCTCAGTCTTCAGCATCACTCCCCAGAGGAGGGTAAATATTAATATGAACCAAAATGGTTTCTGAATGAAACTGagaaaatatattataatttaataatacaTGTATTATTCTAATCATTATGTAACTATACTTCTTACAATTTAATAACTAcccttatttgaaaaaaaactaaagtaaaaCTCGAGTTGAATTTTTGCCAAACTTCATAAAGTAGCAATCGACGCCTAGGTAAGGCTTCTCTTGCAGGCCAGTCTTACATTTTTGACAACCAAGGAAGCTGCATGGTTTTTCACCAAAAGCCTTAAGGGGTTGTAAATGGCTAATCTGGAAGCGACTTCCATCCATTAAACTAAGCTGCAAAGAGACAGCAGATGTCACAGGAACACACAGTACTTAGCACCTGGGATGTCAATTTGTTTGAAAAACAACCTTCTCTGCATTTCCTCAGCAATTTCAAGAATGATGAATGATGGTCACGTGACAGCATGCTTATGCAAGCACAcgtgttttaattaattttctggGCTGTATTCTTTAGCACTGACTTCATATGACAAAGTCATCTCTGGAATGTCTCCCGCTAACAACTCTATCATAGTAATCACAGAGGCGTCACCTGATGTGCTATTCCTTTCAAAAGAATGAacactgatatgaagaactgcagGCACGAAGGCAGATGGGTAAAGACGAGCAGGAATACTTTGCTGCCCCAAAACTGGTGGTGGCAGGGGGAGATCTAAGCTAGGGACATGAACCTAGGATGAAAAGGTGGGGTGCACTCTGAGGTCCACTGGTCTGCATCACAGAGGGGGCTGGGAGATGGGGCCTGGGCTGGCTGCAGAGTTGGGGCAGCCTAAGAAGCCGCTCAGGGCCCCCTGCGGTTTGCCCCCAGCAGGGCGCCTCCTCTCCCTGGGGTGCATCTGGCGGGTGAGGACTTCAGAGTCACCAGCTGCATAAAAAAAGAACTGTTTTCTCCCAGATCCCAGCCTCTGCCTGACTTTTCATACAAAGATTCAAGACATCAACAGGCATCCCTTACGAAGGGTCATCTACGCACTGAGATCCTTAGGGACATCACGCTCAATTCATCAAGTCTGAGTAACCAATTACCATGAGAAATCGAATCCAAGCCGGTTGGCACTTCCTGCAGTGTTTGCTCTTCATTTAGGGAGGGGAAAACCGCGAGCAGGGAcccatcaaaggtgtcaaaggcGGCCTGGCGCTGCAAAGgcaagagggaaagaaaacagaaacgcTGGCATTTACACTTAGTTAATGACCTGTTTTAAAAGTGGTCCATGGGCAGCCTCACCAAGACACCCTGATTCAATTTGCCAGTTTATAAAGCCACGCATGGAATCAACCAGTCGGTACTCTGAGCAGACTTCTGAGAAGATCCAAGTGACCCAAAGGATCTCTTACAGGCACACCTTGGAGACGCTGCAGGCTTGGTTCCAGACCACCGAAATAAAGTGACTATCACAGCAAAGAAAGTCACACAAATTTCCTGGCTTCCCAATACATATAAAAGTTACTCTTACACTATTACATGTGCAACAGCATGATGTCTAAAAACCGtgcacataccttaattaaaaaatactaaccatcatctgagtcttTGTAATCTTTTTGCTAGCAGAGGGTTTAAACTATGTCGAAGATtcccaaaatgtgacacagagacatgaactgatcaaatgctgttgggaaaatggtgccAATCAATGCCAGGCTGCAGGGTTAGCAGaagccttcaatttgtaaaaaactcAGCATAGCAAAGTGCAGTCTATCAAGGTCTGCCTGTCATCAACCACAGAATCAGAATGACCGGGAATTTACTTTTAATGGCCTGATCAAGTTAAATGTATAAGTTAAGCAAACAAACCTAAAACCAAGAGagtcttagaacagtgcctggaggGACTCAAGAGACCACCTCACTCCAAACACCTGGCCCTTCTCAGCTAAACGGGTGAGACACGCCGGCCGTGAGCATAAGGAAAATGACTCTCATGCTGTtgtaagcagaaactaacacaacaatgaaAAATTATCCCCTAATTAAaactgtgataaatcataatggaaaagaatattttttaaaatatacatgtatagctatgtatgtatgtgtaaatatatatatatatatatatatatatatatatatgtataaccaaacGACTTTGCTGTATAATAGGAATTAACAACAATGTACATCAACTATGTGTGTGTACAGGTAATTGTGTcttactttttgcaaccccatggactgtagccctccaggcacctgtccatggaattttccaagcaagaatactgaagtgggttgccatgtccccctccagaggaacttccagacccagggatcaaacctgtgtctcctgcctctcctgccttggcaggcagattctttaccactgcacccccaATGAAGCCCTACTATATTTATACTTCAATATAGAAGGAAAATTAATAAggggggggagaaaaaagaaaccaaaaaaatgatTCTTGGCAAAAGAGCTTCAGCTCACTGCAGTTAAGACAAAaggcagggaaagaaaaaaatcaaacaaaatacgTATGAGAACATTCCTTAagatttaattttgtaaaaatgtaGTGTATTGAAAAGGTCACTCCTTCATTGCCTCCCATCACCTATGAAGGGGAAagatttccaaagaaaacagatttaaagTTAAACTACCTACAATTTAGGagaagagacacacacagaaagataAGCCTGGAGCTGTGAGAATTTCAAATACAAATGGAACAGCCTGTACTGTAAGACTCATTTGTAAGTAACAGACAAAGGCCTGATTCATCATTGCCTAACTTGTGGAAGAAAAACGTGAAGAACGGCTATATTTTTCCAACATAAGCTGGACCCATGTCATGTGTAATACAGTGACCCATTTGTTGAGTCAAAAGTGTGTAACACATTTACAGATCCAATGGTTGGTGTGTTTTCTGTTTAGAAATGCCAAACAGTGAATGACGCATGACATAAGAGGGTAGGCAGAAGCTGGAGCTTGACCCAGTGATGTTGGCATCCAGCCCCCCAAAAAACCCAAAGCAGGGATACCCAACTGCCCAAGACCTacaggggggcggggggcaggtagAGGCCAATCATGCACGTGTGAAATACTCATCTCGACTTATAAAATAGCTTATAGCAATGCTAATTTTGGTGACATAcccaatagattttttaaattcctggcgtggaagcctggcgtgaggcagtccaaggggttgcaaagagtcctacaggactaagcaactgaacaataaagcATGGCCCAGGTGACTAAGAAGTGCCTTTCCTTTCCTGACTgcctttctgttctgtttttaaaaccaAGAAACCACAAGACAAGATAAATTCCCGCTGGGTATTTCAACACATCAGTTTCAGCAAGAGCGGTTTCTTCTCCAAGCCCAGAAATCACACAGGCAtaagctcttcaagtttatggGAGAAATTTTCTCTAGAGGTGTCATTTCAAACTTAATATTACTGTAATTTCTTATATGGTTTCTGCCAGGCCACAATGAAAACGCCTGaccagactgaacaacaacaaaaacctcacTGGCTTGAAATTTGATCAGTTTCATGATACTCTGGAAAGACCTATGTCAGTTTTTGCCTCCTGGGGTTTGATCAGACAAACAACCTCCTAACGATAGAGAAAAGCGGAACATGCCAGAGACACAATATTGTACAAAACACTACCAATCTAAAACCACTGCTTCTGAGACATCTTTACCacagaacacttaaaaaaaaaaaaaaatcaaatctctcTGTCACATTTGGAGAAGGCAAATGGCAAATCATCAGTTTGTGTTGCTAAAGAATGTTCCCAAAAGGGAGTGAGATAGAAGCTCCATGAAATGTTTATTACCAGGGAGGAGGCTGTTTAAtctgattttctctttgtttttaaacagccGCAGTTGTCCCAGGAAGGACAGACTGCCTGAACCCCACAGGCACTGACCCTTCTGTTGGGAGCAGGAACAGCAGCCAATAATTgggcctgcctgcctcctctAAGCTCTTTCAGCTCTTTCCACTACTTGAGGAAACTTCCTGGGTGGATAGAACAGATACCTCCTCCAGTTCTCTTCTCTTGAAAATTTATAGAACATTCCACCTGGTAGGAGCCTCAGAAATCAACTACCAAGGCCTCACCATCCACAAACTGAGTGGTTTCCTTCATGTCTTGGAGGATAAGTCAAACACACACCAGAaaacccatttaacagatgaaaacactgagacccagagagattaAGCAAACAGTCCAGAGTCACACAACCAGTCTCACAGCTAGAACCGGTCTCCTGGGACCCAACTGTTTTTTCCCTCCTAGaaactgagttttccaattttttaagtttctattaAGACTTGTTCACTCACCTTGAGTGTCCCTCTGTAATTGCTGGCCACAGGGGCCACCTGGTCCATGTTCTTGATTCCAAAAtcattcatctttaaaaaagaagaaagaaaaattaagagttGAAAGAAGCAACAAACAAACCAAGTTGATTGTTAAGTCCACATCCACACCTCAGCTCAAGTGCTCCAGCCTTAACAGGTCATTCAGAACCGAATGCCAGGAATTCTTCTCACAAAGGTGATGCTACTCAAGGAATTAAATGATAATGCCGCCTGCAGAATTCCCTTAGGATCTGAGGCACACAGATAAAGCTGCCTTCCGGCTGGCTGGCACAGCAAAGCTGGGGGCCTGGGTCCTTCCAGGACAGGCGTGGGGAGGACCTGTTTTTCATCGCCAATTTCAAGGTCAGCTCGGGGTGTAGGAGCTGTTGGGGGCTGTGGGCCGGCTGCTGGGCCGTGGACCACCTCCTGCGTTGCAAGGGGCAGTCAGCTCAACCTGGGAACTCCAGGGCCAGCCGCCACAGCCGCTCCTGGGCAGATCCAAATCCTGGAAAGCCCGCTGGAAGACCCGCCTCGGaggccccctcccctctccaagctcaggaagcacagaaaaaggaagaacCTCGGCTTGAGATCAAACCCTCCTGCATTATCTCAGATTCTCCAGTGTGGAGCACACAAGCTCAAAATACTGCATTTGTGGGCTGCTCAGCTGTGCGTTTCTTCAAGAGTTAAGTAATTCCGACTGCGGACCTGCCTTACTTGCTTGGATGGCCTGGGCTTTTACCTTGGACCTACGCTGACCAGCGTGGTAACCACGAGTGACTCCTGAGCGCTTGGTCCTGGGGACTAGGGCGGACTCAGATGTGCTTGCCCTCGATTTCAAAGATTTCACAGCGCAAAGTCAACTATCTCAGTACTGACTCTTGTGTTTACTGCGTGTTTACATAATATTCTGAATGTGTTAGGTTAACTGAAATTAATTTCGTCTACTTCACGGTATTTAACTGTGGCTATTAGAAAACTTAAGAGCTACATGTGTGACCTGCAATTGGACAGTTCCCTAAGTGACCTGTGATTTGCTGTAATCAACTGAAAACCTATCTGGGGCCCTAAAACGTTACTGTTTGCCAGGGTAGGTTAAATATTAGTACCTGAGAAAAGCACTTAGATAATCCCTGCCAGAGCATTAGATGAAAAAAACAGAGCAGCTGAAGCTGATTTTCAAATACCCTGGGAAAGCCCACCCTCCTGGCTTCAGGACAGGGAACTGGAAGTCTAGAATAGGAAACTTCACGGGTACCTCTCACTGCCCATTCTGAGGTTTCCACTGGGTGCTGCTACCTGTTTCAACCAAAACTCTGAGTAATTAAAACATTGTGCAATGGATAAGGCTGACTAGCAGAGGAAAACAGCATATTTTCCTGTAACTACTTAATTCGAGTttgtcttttcttgttttctctttatgGTCAACATTATGGCTAAACCAGACCCGCTAAGGAGTCAGCatagagacacacacaccccctggCTAGAAAGGCAGTGTGGGAGGACAGTCCCTGCCACAGGGGAGGCCAAAGGCacggggtgtgtgtggggggtgtgtgtgcacgctcagtcatgtcaggctccatgaccccgtggactggagcccgccaggctcctctgtccatggaattttccaggccagaatcctggagtgggctgccatttcctactccaggggatcttcccaacccagggatggaacccgtatctccggcattggcaggcagatgctttaccaccaagccacctgggaagccccccggAGGcaccgggggtggggggagttgttAAAAATCTCTGAAGGCAGGTCATCATCAGGGTGGCCAGTGCaggctgaaaaggtctgacaGTAAATAATGGGGGGTAGGGAGAGGGTGT
This window of the Dama dama isolate Ldn47 chromosome 19, ASM3311817v1, whole genome shotgun sequence genome carries:
- the ETS2 gene encoding protein C-ets-2, with protein sequence MNDFGIKNMDQVAPVASNYRGTLKRQAAFDTFDGSLLAVFPSLNEEQTLQEVPTGLDSISHDSANCELPLLTPCSKAVMSQALKATFSGFKKEQRRLGIPKNPWLWTEQQVCQWLLWATNEFSLVDVNLQRFGMTGQVLCNLGKERFLELAPDFVGDILWEHLEQMIKENQEKTEEPYEENSHLNSVPHWINSNSLGFGVEQAPYSMQTQSYPKGGLLDGLCPASSAPSTLGPEQDFQMFPKARISTVSVNYCSVGQDFPAGSLNLLSSASGKPRDHDSAETGGDSFESSESLLQSWNSQSSLLDVQRVPSFESFEDDCSQSLGLSKPTMSFKDYIQDRSDPVEQGKPVIPAAVLAGFTGSGPIQLWQFLLELLSDKSCQSFISWTGDGWEFKLADPDEVARRWGKRKNKPKMNYEKLSRGLRYYYDKNIIHKTSGKRYVYRFVCDLQNLLGFTPEELHAILGVQPDTED